atgaactttttgactaaaaccgcaaatgatgttaatttcgtctcattttaaaatttaaggggtgcttcgagaagaaaatctcacaaggaaaccaatggaaccactttaagaacctccgaggtttgtataaacggagttataagcgttgaaagtttacaaattctgtccgaactctcctattgactcgatccactgtatgACGCGGCAGTATGACACTCAAGAATTTActagagtcaagacaatgtgaatccatttctgattggttcccgtattttaggccttcacagtgtcacaaacgggaataaagattacattttcaccgattgcaaagattataatctgggatGGAccaaggaattacgggttcggcaaggaacaaacggaatgagagaaggaacggagaaaggaatttgagaatgggccgaacaaagattacgaaaaacgttcaatttctgtaatctttattcccgtttgtgactccatgagggggtgttgtcttgacttgagtacctgtatagcgagagtatagacagatgtgaaactccgaaaatccatcaggccttcaccgatgtctccgcgaataaagttagggcccagaaatgcagccaacctatgaatctcaattatccagagcgctttactaatacaattgttacgaaccatcgtttatacagcacgtatttgacttagtttttgcataaatttactcgtttttgcggaagaacgctcatttatgtacattcttagccatcttggttagaattggaatctgcagactggcagtgaaatttttgtgtgttagaagttggttagagtagagtccctttatacccagagttacgacaactcgattatcagctgactggcagccgtccttggctggccatggaagccgaaacgagtgcacccaaacgaacgatattgagggataaggatcaggaatcctgcgatgtctgtcacacaaaaacaacaacatcaacaaagtgatcaatcaaaaagaaaatgagattggtttgtgaataatttcttaatctattttcattttggacctatggaaataacaatttactcttgataaaccacaattaggtaatattttcattattcttgttcacattcgaggtaccgccatcttggtgcactcgtttcggcctccatgagcgagaaccaatcagaattggatttttttttaggccactttcagcccaatcctggcccaaccaaaagtgagttgtcgtaactctgggtagaaagggactctaggttagAGGGGTGgctgcatttttgggccctGAGCCCTCCATGAAGGggtctgtccatactctcgctatataggtactctagtcttgactctcagcataaagggactcaagaATTTACCTGGGAGCGCTGCTGGATCTTGGGGCGGGCTGAGCTGATTATTGGCGGCGGCTTTGGTCTGCTTCCGCTCCTGGGCCTTGGTGCGGCGGGTGCCGTTGCGGGCACCGCGCCCCCGCCGGCTCGTAGGGGCGCTCACAGGGACCGGACTCACTTTGGACATGAGGTCGTTGTGGAGTCCGAGGCAGTCCTCCTCCTGCGGGGCCTCGAAGTACTCCTCGTGCTGCGAGAAGCGCCCGATCTCCGTCGAGCCGAACGCCTGGTGGAACCCGGGCAGCTTCCCGCCGTTCTTGCCTGCCCCTACCCCCGCCCCTGGCCCCGCCTCGCTCGACGCCGGTAGCTTCAGCTTCTCGTCGCTCAGCAGGCTCAGGTCCGCGCTCAGCTCCTCCTTCACGTTCGTCAGCACGGCTGAGATCAGTCGCAGGTCTTCCGCCTGAAAAAAACACGAGCACATAACCTCGaattaataaagaataaaatcgctgaaaatttaaaaaatcatacttTCCTTACTTGATTATTTGTCcgctcttaaaattttgaaattctagtTAAAATGATGATGAAAAGAAGGCTAAAAAACAAGGAAAGCACACTTGaataaagaataaaatcgctttaaaaaaaactcgaactttggaaactactgagtgaactgagcacgaggatacccttcgttcatgaattgaacaattattggagaagatatgacaaattgatctaatctgctaaaatacgtgtgtttaaatgggaaaagcctccagatgacgtcactaggcggtgcattttctcactatTAAATCgattttcatactatttcccattgcagaaaaaagtataaaaaatactgtgaaatcagctctttaagcaatttcagatgaagcaataaaaaatgagcatgcaaattctccattcatgacattagaaaatgaatatttcaataaaagaaattaaataaccTGGATTTCTGTGATGGGTGGGAGAGAAGTTCTCGACTCGGATAGAACTCCCTCCTGCTCTGGGCATGGCAAAGCCAATAAGGAGGACTCTGAAATAGAACAAGAATCCAATATTAGCAATCAAATAAATCAAATATTATTATTTCAGCCTTTTGTCGACTGTCAGAACGATGATTCGCTCTTGAACAGCGGTATACCTCTCGAGCATTTTAGATGTAGTATTTTACGTACGATGTTGTATTTTTACGTACACGACATGAGTCCACGActtatataaaattaaaatacacgTTCCAAAAATATCTTGTAACATAATAAAATCTGCAGGAATAagacacatatcgacggtgtaggtcggcaatcacataactctgtttgcgacgtcgcgtcgcagacttcctgtcatactttatttttaaacgaaaaactactcaacggcaattctttaaaactgccgtgatttttcttctctagatgcgaaaaaaattctgcataaacttcaaggaatgatgtcaatttgttctcctttaaaaaaacaacatagaggcggagaatttcagacactgcaaacgagttatgtgattgccgacttacaccgtcgatatgaattaagtttttgagtttttgtgcCGCGCCAGGTTGGAATGGAAAGACGCTCCTTAAAGCTTCCATGACTTACAATCCATCATGTGGCGATACCACTGTATCAAAAAGGAGCTCGTATTGCCTAGtagaagaattgaaggcgagcTAACAAGGCGTTAAAGTCACCACTTCGTGGCCGCGGCAGTGCGACGACCACTTTAAACTAACGCCCCCAATTTTCAGGAAGTAGCTGAATTGAATCCTGATGTCGGCAATGTATCGATCGATAAGTAACAAACAATAGTTTTACcttaaactttttctttttcttatgttGTAAGGAGAGTTTGCGTCTCATTTGAAAACGTTCTACTCGCCTGAACTTTCCTATATCTTTCTCTCCATGTCGAACAGTGCGCAGTAAACAGGATCATAGGACCggtaaaattttaggaataaaaatgtgtaaattattttgataattatataaataaaatcgattATGAACATTTAATTTGACGAATTGATTAATTCACTGATTGATTGATCGAGTTGAATATAGGCCGATGAATGAATCAATAGataagagatgaaaaaaaattaccggaaACGTTCTGATCACTATCGGAGACTGGGCCGGAAAGCCAGTCTGGAATATGTATCGACTGTTGATCATCGGACCGTAGCATAAGCATCGAGTCATCTCCTTCGGGCGAAGGCTGAAATGGAAATTACATTATTAATTatacattttaatttataaaatcgATGTATTAAATTAGAGTGACTCAACGCACaaggaaatgaaacaaaaacgtGATTTATAGCACTGTAGGATTTTTGTAGGTTCCTATAGTTTTTTTCCTGACTTTGTTTTTGCAAATCATATTTGGGGTTGCATTATCTGAATATTTTCTGACAAATCACAATCGCAGTTATACACTTTTAGCAACGTATGAGCTTTGCAGCTAATGCAAACTTTCTTCCAAGAATGTCTCAATTGAGATTCTTGAAAAATCCGCAAAAAACAGGAccaaaaaaaactaaataattttGGTAAAAGCGTAAACGTTTGATAAGAGTAATTTCGTCTATTCTGATAAGCAGCGAAAACCCGTCAAAAGATCGCAGATTGTGACCATCATCATGACGTCAAGAGATGTTACTTGAGATGATAATTGTTGCTGCGATAGAAGTGACTTAAATCACTTTTTGAAGTCGTCAATTTAAAATGCGCTACTgtctaaaaataagaaaatgaagagAGGATATTAgcttttttcaattcaattttgcaTGCATTCGAAACGAAATCGTTTGAAGAAGTTTGATTGAACCCTGCAGCGGTAGCAGCTTTATTCAAGTGTACGGAAACTCAGGCTTGTcacgcaaaatttttgagattatTTGGAAAATAGGTTTTAAGTTGAACAGTCACATCAAACCttatagtctgaaaaatttttggGCTGGTGTTGTGAGACCAAGAATTTAGTTTGACTTGTTAAGGGATTCTTTGATGGTGCTTATAATTGAaatagtcaatttttaaaaaaatgtaatcgaATATGTATGTATTCCTGCATTTCCCCCATCATATAAGACAAAACAAGTTTACTTACAGAATTGAAAGAAATGTATGAATATGCACAAGCCCAGTAGGTAATATCTTATTTTTGCCCGCTTCTCagtattgatttttcttcccctcCCATATTCTCACACCGAAACTCGAAGTGGAAATTCCTgattgataaaatttaaaagctacATGAAATCCGACAGTATAAGCAAGAGAGTCGAGTCTCGAACCTGACTTTTGCGAAGGCGTGTCATGCTCTGCGATGAATCAATTGAtatattatttggacgtatttctgtcaaacggaactatgtgcattcagacatgagccctgagacccataaggatacaagcgtaacagggctcacgtcataatgcacatagttccgtttgatagaaatacatccatttaaaCCAACGAAAAAGGATTGATTATCAAGGTatacatcttaataatcgattgtttactaTAACTGCAGATGGGAAAATATCAATAGCAGATGATTCACGCTTGCGTGACAGAGGGTCACGATTCCGTCCCTTCTCAAGGAAGTCCCCTGTATCGGGTTTCGTAGGGGAAGGAGGTGAAAGGGGTACTTCACTGCGCGGGGCATCAgctgcggcccgattattgaatctATGTCGATACGACAAGACTACACACAGCCCTCTCTAGATCATGCATTATATCGAATGGCGATGTCTTATCCTACTGATTAaagctttcaataatcggttcgcaaccaagaaaaaaatatctgaatacGGACCTGTAAGAAGTTTGAGAACCACGATTGTGCCTCAACATTGTCTATGGATGGGAGCCCCTGTTGAGGATAGCCGAAATCGGACTGCGGCGGTGGGTAGTGAGTCAGCATGGTAGTTTCGGTTAGCGACTCAAGTTCAATTAGGTTCTCCTGGATTTTCATCTGGAACAAACCGAAACAGATAATTagatcttgaaaaaaaagtgcgaGTACACTGAATtatgagaaaggaaaaaaaaataccttgtTAAAATTCTTCCAGTGACTTTGAAAAGAAATAATTGACAATGGCCACCAGACGGAGTAAGAAATTTTGAACTGCAGCACAAGCTTTctcatgaaaattatttcatgtGCAACGCTTTCTGTCTGCGAAAAACCGATTTATCCTTCAAATGCAGTTAAGTTTCGATgcttttacaaataaaattactcCGTTAGACCGAATGTCTAGCTCGAGTCAATTGGCATTGAACACTTTAGTTATGCAAGTTGGTCAACACtgacttcagtttttacatctaaGTACTTTTCAAAGTACTTCCGTTCAAAGTCTGAAGTCTATTTACTCAATAGCTTCAATGTAAGAACTAATTTCAGATGTTGATCCGAACTACGGCGCTTACTGTGGCAACAACTGATTCTTCAGAATCCATGTAAATTCGTCCATCGCAGGTTGTAGACACGTTTCTCATATCAATCGATTGTTCACaacgttcaaatggaggaaatgcagtgttgccaacttttaataATTGCCACAGGTGTTACGTGTGTAATGACCTGAATTACACTAGACAAGTTTACAATTGCTGCATGCCGTTATCTATATTGTCAAAACGTTCTGCGTAAAAATTTGATGTGAAAGCACGTTTGAGGAAATTACATTCGCTAGCCAGCCATTCTGCCGTCccaaggaaaacgccgtatgagccctcaaatgttgccatatttccttcaataaaagtcaaatttaccgggaaaatggcgaatatttttttcaacattttctgaccgtttttgttcgcgatttaatccaagatatatgaaaatttcaagggaaattatgcaaaactttcctcacaaatgcatgtttttttcgag
This window of the Bemisia tabaci chromosome 3, PGI_BMITA_v3 genome carries:
- the LOC109031091 gene encoding uncharacterized protein isoform X1, whose translation is MLALNIMKIQENLIELESLTETTMLTHYPPPQSDFGYPQQGLPSIDNVEAQSWFSNFLQPSPEGDDSMLMLRSDDQQSIHIPDWLSGPVSDSDQNVSESSLLALPCPEQEGVLSESRTSLPPITEIQAEDLRLISAVLTNVKEELSADLSLLSDEKLKLPASSEAGPGAGVGAGKNGGKLPGFHQAFGSTEIGRFSQHEEYFEAPQEEDCLGLHNDLMSKVSPVPVSAPTSRRGRGARNGTRRTKAQERKQTKAAANNQLSPPQDPAALPGNEPCKPPAGSGPIKMEKKDWEMSGRDCDSKLSLGPNQSQNQSPSQSQSQARSLHESSFTGTNGFVPPSPSPYYNQTRQDRFAHPMHHNSYYNPHYCPPRSSQIQERFVPGNPYHFQGGDSGLQPYQSSQCWNQFNVYSAPSNAHQSYSGMMSYSSPACDVASAEYKSYYYNNYSNCTEFDYQNYGSYHFQQRSHPYRRMSYQSQPALPSFNNDRLHYNI
- the LOC109031091 gene encoding uncharacterized protein isoform X2; its protein translation is MKIQENLIELESLTETTMLTHYPPPQSDFGYPQQGLPSIDNVEAQSWFSNFLQPSPEGDDSMLMLRSDDQQSIHIPDWLSGPVSDSDQNVSESSLLALPCPEQEGVLSESRTSLPPITEIQAEDLRLISAVLTNVKEELSADLSLLSDEKLKLPASSEAGPGAGVGAGKNGGKLPGFHQAFGSTEIGRFSQHEEYFEAPQEEDCLGLHNDLMSKVSPVPVSAPTSRRGRGARNGTRRTKAQERKQTKAAANNQLSPPQDPAALPGNEPCKPPAGSGPIKMEKKDWEMSGRDCDSKLSLGPNQSQNQSPSQSQSQARSLHESSFTGTNGFVPPSPSPYYNQTRQDRFAHPMHHNSYYNPHYCPPRSSQIQERFVPGNPYHFQGGDSGLQPYQSSQCWNQFNVYSAPSNAHQSYSGMMSYSSPACDVASAEYKSYYYNNYSNCTEFDYQNYGSYHFQQRSHPYRRMSYQSQPALPSFNNDRLHYNM